The genomic window ACACCAAAACTAGCTTTATTAACACATTTACTCATATTCTGTAACTTAAAACCTAGCCATCGAATCTTTCACAGAGTTTTTAGAGATTTAAAAAATTAGAGATATAGTTGATAGTTCAAAAATGGTAAATTTCTATTAAAATAGTGTTTTTGAAAGCTTCCGGACTTGTCGAAAAGATCAAACaatgaaaaacaaaatttttgtgtAAAACAGGGTGTTGTGCGTAAGCATTATATATGCATATACATGCACAATACAATTTTAACAAAGTATACATAGACACTAtagtgtgtgtacgcacgcaATAAAACGACTTTTCCAACTTATAcgtatgtgcgtacgcacgcctgcAAAATCCTGGGGAAAGAATAATTTAAATTCATTACTTTCTGGAGCCTTAATTATATTTTGGACTCCTCCTAATCTTAATTATTTATAATTGCCATGAAGAAGAGGATATAATCATTTAGGTCACTTATTGGTACAAGACATGCTTGGCCTGCCTTTATGAAAGAAACATTATTGGCTGAAAAATAAACCAAACTTTGTTCATTAACAAGCTCTCTTACCTCATTGTTCAGTGTTCACTCACATAAAAACATTAAGGTAATTATAGATGGACCAAAATTTAtagattaaaaataaagaaataatattcaatttaattttgtaGAATATTTTTGCACTAATAAATGTAATTTAAGTATTATCGAATAGTCAAAAACACTTATGGTTACTTACTCACTTGGTTTGTGCATTTTGTTTAATACTAGATGTAATAAGTAATATAATAAGTATATAATTATAAATGTTATATGCATGaaattatgaatgttaaattaaataaattagttttgaatttttgtttttcaaGTATAATAGTTAGTTGTTAAATAATGATTGAGAGTCTCAATTCATTCTCTatagttaaataattaaaaattcaaacatATATGTTAGTTTTTGAAaacatcaaaaaataaaaattttaaaattttctttatttaaaaattaagaagATAATTAAGAGGATAAATTATTACTCTTTATTTTTTTACTTAGTTATTATgagatatatttttataatatataaaaagttATGTATGTTCAAAAGGTTGCATCTGGATACATGAATTTAATGTCTATAAATAAGATATGAATTTGACAAAACACAAACATAAAAATCCATCTACAAATTTCACAATTTTTATGTTCTCCATCTCAACACTTTTTTTATACAtagaagaaagaataaaaaatatcattttgtAAAATATAAATGGTATAAGACTTGATTTTACgagtgtaaaaaaaattaaatgttttttttttttttgtgtaagaAATTCGTCAATAACCTATTTTAAACATCCAAATTGGTGGCCgaattaacataaaaaaaaaagtatgcgTAACATATAACTTAAAGAACTACACTATTATATTCTCTCATAAAAAATGATTGGGGTACTAATTCTTCCTCCTAATTATTCTCCTAAGTCATACATTTAGTTAGCCCCACTTGAAGAATATTTTGATCTCCTTAAAGATAAAAGATAGTGACAATTAAGGAAATCAACTccaaatttatcttattttaaaagaaaaagaaattagtcaTGATCCTTTTTTAATTAATTCAGATAGTTCAATATCTTGTTTCTCTTAAACGATGTCTTTGAATGAACCAAGGAATAAGGGATCTTAGACCATCTCCAGTAAAGAACTCATCTCAGTCCTTATTTATGGTCCacatgtcataaaaagtaactccacatcagcttttgcgttATAAAcggtaaataggaactcaaagcatttctctcttctccattaggaggaactaattTTAGTCTCtgttgtggtcccacttaattaattaattaaaatacttaaaattaatgtaattgatttttttaataatattatttaaatttataaatttaaaaataattcactattaaaagatattaatattaaataaattcatatatataattatttaatataatttttattataattattactaatttaattattatttcattatttaatataattatttaattatttcagattttatattattatttttttaaaataacttgtcaaatggcaagttattattggttaacTTGAATCCTTATTTAGAGGGACTCCCTCACTTTGAGATCTGTGCGAAAACTCATTCCTTCTCTCCTCCAATGGTTAGAGTTCCTATGTGTCAGAAAAAAGTGAAAGAGGAACTCACCATTGTAGGTGCTCTTATGGTACGAGTTCCACTCTATCCAATAATTGAAAAATGAATGTTACATGTATCAAGATTTGAAGAACGAAACGATCAATAACGATAaagttaaaaattcaaaagtttaAGAATTTAATTATAGTACAATCGGAATTGACCTAGATATGATAAATAATATATttgtatttaaaataatttaaaaaataatttgtgtttcatTATTTCAAACTATGTAACTGCTAAAAAACCAAATTGATTTGACTGATTTACCGACTTTCGACTAGTTAGCTAACAACTGATTTAATCCTTAACCGTGTCAGTTTGGTGGCTAATTCTCCATTAATCAGGTCAAACCATCCAGTTTGGTCCGTTTCTCAAAATCAAATTTAAGAATAATACAAATCATGCTGAAAATAAGAGTCTAATTGTCTAAAATATCTTATTTCATTGCAATCTCAATTGTGAAACAACTTCTGTCAAAATTATGAACGAAggatggaaaaaacaaaaatgaGTTACAAAAATTCTGAAAGGTCACTTGAGATTGATTCATTCGCTCACTGGCTATCTGGTTCACCAGAGCATTTCTTGCTCCAACCAACCGAACCAGCTTTGCGCTCGCCTCTCTTTCTCTTGTTCTTGGGGACACTCACATCACCATGCAAGCTTTGCTTGAGAACTGGTTGTTCTTGAGACCCTGCAGAACTATTCACCACTACATTGTTAAGATCCGATGCCGGAACAGAATCGATGTGCTGTAGAATTTCCTCTTCCCCGTGCTGTAgaattttttcttctccttcacaTTTCGCAGCAGACTTCTGAAGCTTCTCAATGGGGTGATGACTCGCGCTTTTAAATGCGTGGTCTTCTGTTTCAGCTACCTCATGTATCAAGACACTGTCCACCATCTGCAATCATCAAAGAAAATTTAGAAGTTAGCATTACCGTTATCTCAAGAAACGTAAAGCATAAGTGCACAGATTTTTATATGATGGACCGCACAtgcaaaattcaaaagaaaaaataaacttAGGAAATTGGTAATGTAGCAAATGGTGAATACAGAGTTGTACATACAATAAAATGACAATAAAATGTTTGCCATATATTATAGTTTAGGGTTAATCGCACTTTATCCCCTAAAAATTGAAGAAAATGTACAAATCGGCTGATGAATTTTGCTAAATGTACACTTTACCTAAAATAAATGCATTATGCATACACCCCCAACCCCAGGGCAAAGTTCTTGTTGTGTAAAGTCCCAAAGTGGCCGAGATTGGTTGCATCCACTAAAATTGCCCCCGAGATTCCAATTGCATGAATTACGTCTCTAAGATTGACAAAAGTGTACTATATTAGTCACTTACAACGTGATAAGTCACTTGATGGAATTAGACTGAAGGACTAACATGGTGCACTTTTAACAATCTCAGGGATGTAACTAGTACAATTGGAATCTCGGAGACTATTTTAGTGCACGCAACCTATCTTAGGTACCATATTGGGCTTAACTCGCAAATCTCCCACTAAATTCTCCTAAATATGTAACTTTTATTTGCTAAACTTTGTTCAATGTGTAACATAATTGGCAAAAAATTACCAACATGAGCAATTTGCATATTTTTTAAATTCGGAAGGTAAAGTGCAAATAATTTAAATGCAATTAACCCTATATGTTATGCAACAATCTTCGTGTAGGTTTTACCCATGAATGAGTTTAATTGCATAAACACTTCTGGTCAGCATCTGATAAGAAGCTAAATAAATAATGTAGACCAGTTTGAGAAAACTTACATCATCACAAGAGTCCCCAACCAAGGGTGGACGGAGAGTAACATCAGCAGCAGACAATAATCCCACGGTGCTCTCGATTATGTCAGGGATAATTGTAACTTCTCCATAGCTCGAAACAGCACTGTCCGGCATAACCAAATTGCCTAAATCAAACTCGGGAATATGCCGAGCTGAATTATAAATAGCCCTCATGGATATTGAGTCTCCATTCGCTGCAGAGGTTGTAGGACTAGGAGCAGAGCTAGTCTGTACATCACCATGAGGAAGCAGGCTCAAATTCTCCGACGATGATAACTTAGTGTTTTTGGACATGACCACGTCTACTTGACCCTTCAGCTTCTGGACTCTAGAATGTAGGTTGTCGATTGTCCAAAGAAGCTGCTCCATGCAACTATCACTCTCACTATACTCAAAGAAAGATTGATCATCGCCGATTCCAAATCTATCACTTGAATCAGCATgcaactctgtgataactgtacCAAGAGAGCATAAAAACGATTAGTCATTAAGCACATATTAAATCAAAATGTGATATGAGGCGCAACCAAAGGCAGATCACAAGTACAACAACAAAGCTTTATCCCACTAGGTGGGgccggctacatgaatcaaatgacGTCATTGAACTCTATTGTGTATCGTGTCTATAGTGAGACTATTTACACGTAAACCTAAAAAGTGAAAAACACGATAAAATAGAAAACAAACCAAAATACATTAAGCACGCACTAACAAAATACGGTTATATGAAGAAGCAAGCAATCATTTTCTTATAGTACAAAATTGTACAAAAAGCATTAATATCACTGGCAAATTAACATGTTATGCAGCAGGAGCATCAAGTAAGGAGCATCAAGTAACCATTAAAAAGCATAGTTTCTAACCTGGATTACCAAAATCCTCAACCAAACAGCCATCAAGATCAGACTTCTTATTCTCTACATATACGTAAAGGGAAAAGTCAACATTTCTGAGGCAGGGAAAGGCAAGCAAATCTAGCGTCATGATAAAGGAGAGCAAAGTAGTTTCTACCGAGATAGGAGAAAAGATAATGATTCGATGTATATGACACGAGGTCAGTTGTCTCCTcaactttctttcttttcctccttttccTGGCGTTACATCTATACTGATGACTCGTAAACGGCAATGATTTTGAGCCAAACTCTTCTAGTGTAAAACGATCGGGCTCCATGTGTTTTATCTTATCATATTCCGCAAGCTCTTTACTGTATTTTAATGCTTGCGACTCAATTTCCTTAATTCTTAGTTCTGCCCATTTGCAGCGCCACATTAGAGGTCGTATGAAGTTCCTCCAGTGATATGTCAATTTCTTCTTCCTACAATTGCATAGGAAATTGATATGCATAAATAATAACTCAAATAGCTTAACATGCAATACACATAGAATGTGCTTAGAACAGTGGTTCACCACAAAATATGAAAAGTTAGTATAGTGGCATAAAATTAAATGTGGATCATTATTAGCTCAAGGAAAATAGAGATCAATGGTGTTTGAGATGATACTAATGATAGCAGACAACATAGAGTATAACGGCAGATTTTCCAATACCAAACCATCAATGTTTACTTGACGAAAATCCGAAAGTGTTCTAACAGAAGTTACAACTAGAACTATATAAACAAAGAACAATTATCTTGataataatataattcaaatacATCCAACATCTAAGGAAGTGAACAGTAAGAGGAAGATTTGGAAAAAGAACCTAATCTCTTATTGGAACATCAAACCCAAGACAGACATACCATATAACCATATAACTAAATTTCACACCTCTTACTAGAGTTTGGAGAGAAGAGAGAACTCTGAGAAACAAAAAGAAAGCTTGGAAATGTATAATGTATATTATTAGTGACTTTAACACTGATATGTGCTTATGTACAAAGAAGGAAAGCTTGTTGTGTAAGCTAGTCCAACAGGCAGAATAGCCCTTTCGTACTTACGTTAGTGATGACAGTTGTAACATTACAGCTGTCATGTCTTAGCTAGCTCTCTCTTATAACTAACTCTGTTCTAGACTTCACCAACTCACTCTACTCTTATCCTCTCCTAACAATCATCATTACAGTAGTCTATTTTACTTGTGATGCAGTGCATTTACTTGCTAGATACGTATAATTATCATAATCATCAGCAAATATATAGAGAGGTCACCCTGCTCGTTCTTACGTGTATTAAACACCTTGTGTGTAGAAGTGTGTGTGTTATTAGAGATCAACACATTAACTATGTAAATATGTTTAACAATTCATCAAAAAGAAGCTCCAATAAACTATCTAATTTGAAGATTTAAATGCATAATTTGGCTTCAATAACAAACTATAATCAATTGTCAACAAATTCACAATACTAGGGTTCTTTGCTTACATATTGAAACAACTAAGGAAGAtaattcaaaattatttgctATGGAACAAGAATCACCTCATATGGAATGTGGAGGAAAAAGCATCAAAGTTGCATGCCAAGCCACTATCACCTAAGAATTCTGACTCTACCTCAGCATCACTAAGTCTAGAACCATTTTCAGCATCAGACGTAGTGTCAGCGAATGAACTTGAATACTCAGTTGCATCAGGGTCTTCATTTTTATTTGATGCCAAATCACCCTTGTTTGTCCAACTTACAATATCAATATCCGCATCCTCGATTACTTTTGAACTGTTAATTTGTTCGTCCAGAACCGGCTCGACCTTGATGATAGGCTTCTTCTCATCCATGTTAATCTCAAACACTTTCTATTCCACTTTCTCCTCAAATTAATGTCACTCTTAGAGACTTAGAGTGAATCTTGGTTCAGTCTCTTTTTCGTCATTATCTACAAATAGACAAGGAGGGCATTTCTTGACAAACATAGATCCGTTCAAACATTACCTGGTTAAATTGAGAATTGTTCCAACTTCATCAACAAATTCAACCAACTCCAAATCAATTCATTGAGCACACAATATAGATATTGATTTCAGTTCAAAGAACACAAAAATCACAAAGTCAAGAAGTACATAgcaaaacatttttcatttgaaAATAACAAGTAGCTAGCAGCCAATCACTTAagaattaaaatttcaaattctGATTCCAAAAGGAAATTAAACTCCACAGTTGTCAAAGATAGCAATAttgttcttcttcatcatcatcatcatcatccggcGAAACCAAAGTCAGTAATGCCAAAAAAGAcatttacaaaaaaaaagagtagTACAGTTGCTAAGATTCTTCATTATTACAAGAAAGTTCACTAAACAAGTTAGAATGCAGGTCGGGAATTAGAAGAAAACCAAGGCAACGGCTAAGTTAATTGAAGCACAAAAAGCGTACTTgaaagtaacaaaaaaaaaacgtgTGCGTGCGTGATTCAACTAACACTAGGGGTGTACATGGCCCGGGTAAAACCGGGTTTGTCCTAACCAAGACTCGGCCCTAAATATGTACCGAAACCTTTTTATAGACCTTAACCGGCCCTATACCCGATGAAACCTACATACTTTCGAGCCACAGTTATAGCGGGTGAAAACTGGGCCTTTACTAACAATTTGTTACGAAGATGTTGGTAGCCAAAGTTAAACTTAAATCTCTCGATAAATCACAATTCCAGATGCTGGGAGACACAAAATGTAAATGCTAATGCCAGTAATATCAAGTCCAAAACTTATTGAATTCTCTAGGCCTTTCTTTCTCTCACTCATATCAACCTTTTCCTAACTTTTATCTGAACAAACTTGAGGATGAATGAGGAAGGAACAAAAAATCTATAATAATATATGTGTACATGTATCTGTGAATAGTTGTGTAACTATGTCAACTTACAAGACCAGCAGAATCACTTTATCAGCACAGAAAGTGaacctcctctttttcttttccatCATTGCATTTACAATCTTTGAGACTTTTTGTCTCTAACTTCATTCTCCCATGCTGCCCTTGAATTCATCAATAGCAATGCACAGACATTAGAAGAACACAGTGCTGATAAAAAAGAAAATCTAATAAGTTGGTATTCAGCAACAAATCACCAATATATTTTGATTAAAATCagaacaaatcaacaataatcaaaacatgttttcattagaatcaaacaaatcagaaCCAAATAAggataacaaataaaaaataatcataacaTGTTTTAATTAAAATCAGAATAAATCAGGATCAAACAAGGAGAACAAAGCAACAATAATCAGAACATAGAACAAATCAGACCCAAACATGGAGTCATGGAGAACAAATCAACATTATAtgtaattaaaatcaaaacagatCAGAaccaaacaaagagaacaaatcaacaataatcagAAGTTCAGAACAACAAATCAaccttataaattataataacaagTTCTGAACAAA from Arachis ipaensis cultivar K30076 chromosome B09, Araip1.1, whole genome shotgun sequence includes these protein-coding regions:
- the LOC107618367 gene encoding uncharacterized protein LOC107618367 isoform X1, which encodes MDEKKPIIKVEPVLDEQINSSKVIEDADIDIVSWTNKGDLASNKNEDPDATEYSSSFADTTSDAENGSRLSDAEVESEFLGDSGLACNFDAFSSTFHMRKKKLTYHWRNFIRPLMWRCKWAELRIKEIESQALKYSKELAEYDKIKHMEPDRFTLEEFGSKSLPFTSHQYRCNARKRRKRKKVEETTDLVSYTSNHYLFSYLENKKSDLDGCLVEDFGNPVITELHADSSDRFGIGDDQSFFEYSESDSCMEQLLWTIDNLHSRVQKLKGQVDVVMSKNTKLSSSENLSLLPHGDVQTSSAPSPTTSAANGDSISMRAIYNSARHIPEFDLGNLVMPDSAVSSYGEVTIIPDIIESTVGLLSAADVTLRPPLVGDSCDDMVDSVLIHEVAETEDHAFKSASHHPIEKLQKSAAKCEGEEKILQHGEEEILQHIDSVPASDLNNVVVNSSAGSQEQPVLKQSLHGDVSVPKNKRKRGERKAGSVGWSKKCSGEPDSQ
- the LOC107618367 gene encoding uncharacterized protein LOC107618367 isoform X2, with amino-acid sequence MDEKKPIIKVEPVLDEQINSSKVIEDADIDIVSWTNKGDLASNKNEDPDATEYSSSFADTTSDAENGSRLSDAEVESEFLGDSGLACNFDAFSSTFHMRKKKLTYHWRNFIRPLMWRCKWAELRIKEIESQALKYSKELAEYDKIKHMEPDRFTLEEFGSKSLPFTSHQYRCNARKRRKRKKVEETTDLVSYTSNHYLFSYLENKKSDLDGCLVEDFGNPVITELHADSSDRFGIGDDQSFFEYSESDSCMEQLLWTIDNLHSRVQKLKGQVDVVMSKNTKLSSSENLSLLPHGDVQTSSAPSPTTSAANGDSISMRAIYNSARHIPEFDLGNLVMPDSAVSSYGEVTIIPDIIESTVGLLSAADVTLRPPLVGDSCDDRRNSCNWNLGGNFSGCNQSRPLWDFTQQELCPGVGGVCIMHLF